In a single window of the Trueperaceae bacterium genome:
- a CDS encoding branched-chain amino acid ABC transporter permease, translating to MSPRGAWLRLGGVALLGLAWFLLLPDYRTLGVNLMLLAGWASAWDLLGGWSGQTSLGHAAFVGLGAYTIGVTANRWDLAPWWGALLAMALAAALALLWGKVTFRLRGSYFVLSTIAVAEILRLVAINQRGLTGGAVGLFIFDLEEPFGLDLFDRAVEFWFALGYLLLALAVVAVITHGRLGYQMRAVREDEPSAEAAGVDPEAVKLRAFAISGALTALGGCLYGVVLSALQPQPMFELHLSVRIALVAIIGGRGTLFGPLVGAALLTLAAELFRNAFAEANLLIYGALIVVVVLFAPHGLVGELNRRLVRRRYARSARG from the coding sequence GCACCCTGGGCGTCAACCTGATGCTCCTGGCCGGCTGGGCGAGCGCCTGGGACCTGCTGGGCGGCTGGTCGGGCCAGACCTCGCTGGGGCACGCGGCGTTCGTGGGACTGGGCGCCTACACGATCGGCGTCACGGCCAACCGCTGGGACCTGGCCCCGTGGTGGGGCGCCCTGCTGGCGATGGCGCTGGCGGCCGCCCTGGCCCTGCTGTGGGGCAAGGTGACGTTCCGGCTGCGCGGCTCCTACTTCGTGCTCTCGACGATCGCCGTGGCCGAGATCCTCAGGCTCGTGGCGATCAACCAGCGGGGGCTCACCGGCGGCGCCGTCGGCCTGTTCATCTTCGACCTCGAGGAGCCGTTCGGGCTCGACCTCTTCGACCGCGCCGTCGAGTTCTGGTTCGCGCTCGGGTACCTGCTGCTGGCGCTGGCGGTGGTGGCGGTGATCACGCACGGGCGCCTCGGCTACCAGATGCGCGCCGTGCGCGAGGACGAGCCCTCGGCGGAGGCCGCCGGCGTGGACCCCGAGGCCGTCAAGCTGCGGGCCTTCGCGATCTCCGGCGCCCTCACCGCGCTGGGCGGCTGCCTCTACGGCGTCGTGCTGTCCGCGCTGCAGCCCCAGCCGATGTTCGAGCTGCACCTCTCGGTGCGCATCGCCCTCGTCGCGATCATCGGCGGGCGCGGCACGCTGTTCGGCCCGCTCGTCGGCGCGGCCCTGCTCACCCTGGCGGCCGAGCTGTTCAGGAACGCGTTCGCCGAGGCGAACCTGCTCATCTACGGCGCTCTCATCGTCGTCGTCGTGCTGTTCGCGCCCCACGGGCTCGTGGGCGAGCTGAACAGGCGGCTCGTGAGGAGGCGGTATGCCCGCAGCGCTCGAGGCTGA
- a CDS encoding ATP-binding cassette domain-containing protein produces the protein MPAALEAERVTVTFGGLTAVNGVSLSVPQGAIVGLIGPNGAGKTTLFNALTGHVRARGEVRLLGRRVTRLPAYARTRLGMGRTFQVERPFSALTVLENVLVSAFLRTADRREAERRARAALDTVGLGDRALQPAGDLNLARRRRLELARALATEPQVLFLDELMAGLNPPALRDMIEFVRGLARTGMAIVMVEHIMQAVTELCDEVYVLAFGELIARGAPREVVSDPRVVEAYLGVDEDE, from the coding sequence ATGCCCGCAGCGCTCGAGGCTGAGCGCGTCACCGTCACGTTCGGCGGCCTCACGGCCGTGAACGGCGTGTCGCTGAGCGTGCCGCAGGGGGCGATCGTCGGGCTCATCGGGCCGAACGGCGCCGGGAAGACGACCCTCTTCAACGCCCTCACCGGCCACGTGCGCGCCCGCGGCGAGGTCAGGCTGCTCGGGCGGCGCGTCACGCGCCTGCCCGCCTACGCGCGCACGCGCCTCGGCATGGGCAGGACCTTCCAGGTCGAGAGGCCCTTCTCCGCGCTCACGGTCCTCGAGAACGTGCTGGTGAGCGCGTTCCTCCGCACCGCCGACAGGCGCGAGGCCGAGCGTCGAGCGCGCGCCGCCCTCGACACCGTGGGACTCGGCGACAGGGCGCTGCAGCCGGCCGGCGACCTCAACCTCGCTCGCCGGCGGCGCCTGGAGCTGGCGCGGGCCCTGGCGACGGAGCCGCAGGTGCTCTTCCTCGACGAGCTGATGGCCGGCCTGAACCCGCCGGCGCTGCGCGACATGATCGAGTTCGTCCGCGGCCTGGCGCGCACCGGCATGGCGATCGTGATGGTCGAGCACATCATGCAGGCGGTCACGGAGCTCTGCGACGAGGTCTACGTGCTGGCCTTCGGCGAGCTCATCGCCAGGGGGGCGCCGCGGGAGGTGGTCAGCGACCCGCGCGTCGTCGAGGCCTACCTGGGGGTCGACGAGGATGAGTGA
- a CDS encoding ATP-binding cassette domain-containing protein — translation MLELVDADLGYGELQVVFGVSLGVGAGELVGLVGGNGSGKSTILRAVSGMIRPWRGRVVLGGEDVTGLTPHELALRGLAHVPMGRQLFPDMTVEENLGLGAYLRPARARRKEGFAAVYELFPDLYDKRRVPAG, via the coding sequence GTGCTCGAGCTCGTGGACGCCGACCTCGGCTACGGCGAGCTGCAGGTCGTGTTCGGGGTCAGCCTCGGCGTGGGCGCCGGCGAGCTCGTGGGCCTGGTCGGCGGCAACGGCAGCGGCAAGTCGACGATCCTGCGCGCGGTGTCGGGGATGATCCGTCCGTGGCGCGGGCGCGTCGTCTTGGGGGGCGAGGACGTCACCGGGCTCACCCCGCACGAGCTGGCGCTGCGCGGCCTCGCGCACGTCCCCATGGGCAGGCAGCTCTTCCCCGACATGACGGTCGAGGAGAACCTGGGCCTCGGCGCCTACCTGAGGCCGGCGCGCGCCAGGCGCAAGGAGGGGTTCGCGGCCGTCTACGAGCTCTTCCCCGACCTCTACGACAAGCGCCGGGTCCCGGCCGG